One genomic segment of Misgurnus anguillicaudatus chromosome 25, ASM2758022v2, whole genome shotgun sequence includes these proteins:
- the slc12a7b gene encoding solute carrier family 12 member 7 isoform X1 has protein sequence MSERFMVVPVDQDDDDARAGADGDSVFLDTGAGEVEIARRRGSVPILQYNREPTRYGDGNPRESIPFFHNTEDEKGNLYDGKNMALFEEEMDSNPMVSSLLSKLANYTNLTQGVREHEEADEDEGAKKKKVKSPQMGTFIGVYLPCLQNILGVILFLRMTWIVGTAGILEAFIIVSMCCTCTMLTAISMSAIATNGVVPAGGSYYMISRSLGPEFGGAVGLCFYLGTTFAGAMYILGTIEILLTYIVPNAAIFKTDDKELQAEAMLNNMRVYGTCCLALMSLVVFVGVKYVNKLALVFLAAVVLSILAIYAGVIKTIFEPPVFPVCLLGNRTLQNHNFDKCLKTEIIDNVTMTTKLWSLFCKGPELNASCNEYFSMNNVTEIQGIPGLTSGVISENMWSSYGPAGMLVEKSVSSEESIDTSQDVLMPYVVNDITTFFTLLVGIYFPSVTGIMAGSNRSGDLRDAQRSIPIGTILAIATTTIIYLSCVVFFGACIEGVVLRDKFGDSVKGNLVIGTLSWPSPWVIVIGSFFSCCGAGLQSLTGAPRLLQAIARDGIVPFLEVFGHGKANGEPTWALLLTAFICESGILIASLDAVAPILSMFFLMCYLFVNLACALQTLLKTPNWRPRFKYYHWTLSFLGMSLCLALMFISSWHYALVAMLIAGCIYKYIEYRGAEKEWGDGIRGLSLNAARYALIRLEESPPHTKNWRPQLLVLLNLDSEFTVKHPRLLSFTTQLKAGKGLTIVGSVLEGTFLTKEAEAKRAEQNIKSVMAAEKTKGFCHVVASSNLRDGISHLIQSAGLGGMKHNCVLMAWPGSWRQSNDPQSWKSFIETIRETTAAHQALLVAKNVDSFPHQERLTEGTIDVWWIVHDGGMLMLLPFLLRQHKVWRKCKMRIFTVAQMDDNSIQMKKDLQMFLYHLRLNAEVEVVEMHESDISAFTYEKTLVMEQRSQMLKQMQLSRTEREREIQSITDESRSSIRRKKRTSSVHSTGVHNQSSQLDDDNPDEAQLIHDRNTASHSAINDKADATPDRVHMTWTREKFLTERNRNREANANMTVRDLFNMKPEWETLKQSNVRCMHTAVKLNEVVRCKSQDAHLVLLNMPGPPKNRDGDENYMEFLEVMMEGLNRVLLVRGGGREVITIYS, from the exons GTGATGGAAACCCGAGGGAAAGCATTCCCTTCTTCCATAACACAGAAGATGAGAAAGGAAACCTCTATGATGGGAAAAACATGGCACTTTTCGAG GAGGAGATGGACAGCAATCCCATGGTATCGTCGCTCCTCAGCAAACTGGCCAACTACACGAATCTCACGCAGGGCGTCCGGGAGCACGAGGAAGCTGATGAAGATGAAGGGGCCAAGAAGAAAAAAGTCAAG AGTCCACAGATGGGGACGTTTATCGGGGTTTACCTGCCCTGTCTGCAAAATATCCTGGGAGTGATTCTGTTCCTGCGAATGACGTGGATCGTGGGGACGGCAGGAATCCTGGAGGCCTTTATAATTGTGTCCATGTGCTGCACATGT ACAATGCTCACAGCTATATCAATGAGTGCCATTGCTACAAACGGTGTTGTTCCAG CTGGAGGTTCTTACTACATGATCTCCAGATCTCTGGGTCCTGAGTTTGGAGGCGCTGTTGGACTCTGTTTCTATCTGGGTACCACATTCGCCGGGGCCATGTACATCCTCGGTACAATCGAGATACTGCTG ACGTATATAGTGCCCAATGCTGCCATCTTTAAAACAGATGATAAAGAGCTGCAGGCCGAGGCGATGCTGAACAACATGCGTGTGTATGGCACGTGTTGTCTGGCGCTCATGTCTCTGGTGGTGTTTGTCGGAGTGAAGTATGTGAACAAGCTGGCCTTGGTCTTCCTCGCCGCAGTCGTCCTCTCCATCCTGGCCATCTACGCCGGGGTCATCAAAACCATTTTTGAGCCTCCGGTTTTCCC AGTTTGTTTGCTGGGCAACCGCACCCTTCAGAACCACAACTTTGACAAGTGCTTGAAGACAGAAATAATCGACAACGTGACGATGACCACAAAACTTTGGTCGCTCTTTTGTAAAGGGCCGGAGTTGAACGCCAGCTGTAATGAATACTTCTCCATGAATAACGTCACAGAGATTCAGGGCATCCCTGGACTCACCAGTGGAGTTATTTCAG AGAACATGTGGAGCAGTTATGGTCCTGCTGGGATGCTGGTGGAGAAATCTGTATCATCAGAAGAGTCGATTGACACATCACAGGACGTCTTAATGCCGTATGTCGTCAATGACATCACCACATTCTTCACTTTACTCGTGGGAATCTACTTTCCTTCTGTCACAG GTATCATGGCAGGATCAAACAGGTCTGGAGATCTTAGAGATGCTCAGCGCTCCATTCCCATTGGAACAATCCTCGCCATAGCAACCACCACCATCATCT ATCTTTCCTGTGTCGTGTTTTTTGGCGCCTGCATCGAGGGTGTGGTGCTTCGAGACAA GTTTGGAGATTCAGTCAAAGGAAACTTGGTGATTGGGACTCTGTCTTGGCCTTCGCCGTGGGTGATCGTGATTGGTTCATTCTTCTCCTGCTGTGGGGCGGGGCTTCAAAGTCTCACCGGCGCCCCCCGTCTGCTGCAGGCCATCGCCCGAGACGGCATAGTGCCTTTCCTAGAG GTGTTCGGTCACGGTAAAGCCAACGGAGAACCGACCTGGGCTCTCCTCCTGACGGCTTTCATCTGCGAGAGCGGGATTCTCATCGCTTCTCTCGATGCCGTCGCTCCCATCCTCTCAAT GTTTTTTCTGATGTGTTATCTGTTTGTGAACCTGGCGTGTGCTCTCCAGACACTGTTGAAAACACCAAACTGGAGACCTCGCTTCAAATACTACCACTG GACTCTCTCATTTCTGGGTATGAGTTTATGTTTGGCTCTGATGTTCATCTCATCCTGGCACTACGCTCTGGTGGCGATGCTCATCGCTGGATGCATCTACAAATACATTGAATATCGCGG GGCAGAGAAGGAATGGGGCGATGGGATTCGAGGTCTCTCTCTCAATGCCGCTCGCTACGCTCTCATTCGATTGGAGGAGTCGCCACCACACACTAAAAACTGGAG GCCTCAGCTGCTGGTTCTGTTGAATCTGGACTCGGAGTTCACCGTGAAACATCCACGTCTTCTGTCCTTCACCACACAACTGAAGGCTGGTAAAGGTTTGACCATCGTGGGCTCAGTACTGGAGGGAACTTTCCTGACCAAAGAGGCCGAGGCCAAAAGAGCAGAACAG AACATCAAATCTGTCATGGCAGCTGAGAAGACAAAAGGTTTCTGTCATGTTGTGGCGTCGTCCAACTTGCGTGATGGCATCTCTCACCTCATCCAATCAGCCGGCCTCGGGGGAATGAAACACAACTGTGTCCTCATGGCATGGCCTGGGTCATGGAGACAGTCTAATGACCCACAATCATGGAAGAGCTTCATAG AGACGATTCGAGAGACCACAGCTGCCCATCAAGCCCTGCTGGTGGCCAAGAACGTGGACAGTTTTCCTCATCAGGAGCGTCTCACCGAAGGCACCATCGACGTGTGGTGGATCGTCCATGATGGAGGAATGTTAATGCTGCTGCCGTTTCTTCTGCGACAACACAAG GTGTGGAGGAAATGCAAGATGCGCATTTTCACGGTGGCACAGATGGATGACAACAGCATTCAGATGAAGAAAGACCTGCAGATGTTCCTCTATCATCTCCGGCTGAATGCTGAGGTGGAGGTGGTTGAGATG CATGAGAGCGATATCTCGGCGTTCACGTATGAGAAGACTCTGGTGATGGAGCAGCGCTCGCAGATGCTCAAACAGATGCAGCTGTCGcggacggagagagagagagag ATTCAAAGCATCACTGATGAATCACGTAGCTCCATACGGAGGAAGAAACGAACCAGCAGCGTTCACAGCACGGGCGTTCATAACCAGAGCAGCCAACTAGATGACGATAACCCAGATGAG GCACAGCTTATCCATGACAGAAACACAGCGTCTCATTCGGCAATAAATGACAAGGCTGACGCGACGCCTGACCGAGTCCACATGACCTGGACCAGAGAGAAGTTCTTGACCGAACGCAACCGGAACCGAGAGGCCAATGCAAACATGACTGTGCGGGATCTTTTCAATATGAAACC aGAATGGGAGACTCT GAAGCAGTCGAATGTGCGCTGCATGCACACAGCTGTTAAACTGAATGAAGTGGTGCGCTGTAAATCACAGGACGCTCACCTGGTGCTCCTCAACATGCCTGGACCTCCCaaaaacagagatggtgatgaGAACT
- the slc12a7b gene encoding solute carrier family 12 member 7 isoform X4 has product MSERFMVVPVDQDDDDARAGADGDSVFLDTGAGEVEIARRRGSVPILQYNREPTRYGDGNPRESIPFFHNTEDEKGNLYDGKNMALFEEEMDSNPMVSSLLSKLANYTNLTQGVREHEEADEDEGAKKKKVKSPQMGTFIGVYLPCLQNILGVILFLRMTWIVGTAGILEAFIIVSMCCTCTMLTAISMSAIATNGVVPAGGSYYMISRSLGPEFGGAVGLCFYLGTTFAGAMYILGTIEILLTYIVPNAAIFKTDDKELQAEAMLNNMRVYGTCCLALMSLVVFVGVKYVNKLALVFLAAVVLSILAIYAGVIKTIFEPPVFPVCLLGNRTLQNHNFDKCLKTEIIDNVTMTTKLWSLFCKGPELNASCNEYFSMNNVTEIQGIPGLTSGVISENMWSSYGPAGMLVEKSVSSEESIDTSQDVLMPYVVNDITTFFTLLVGIYFPSVTGIMAGSNRSGDLRDAQRSIPIGTILAIATTTIIYLSCVVFFGACIEGVVLRDKFGDSVKGNLVIGTLSWPSPWVIVIGSFFSCCGAGLQSLTGAPRLLQAIARDGIVPFLEVFGHGKANGEPTWALLLTAFICESGILIASLDAVAPILSMFFLMCYLFVNLACALQTLLKTPNWRPRFKYYHWTLSFLGMSLCLALMFISSWHYALVAMLIAGCIYKYIEYRGAEKEWGDGIRGLSLNAARYALIRLEESPPHTKNWRPQLLVLLNLDSEFTVKHPRLLSFTTQLKAGKGLTIVGSVLEGTFLTKEAEAKRAEQNIKSVMAAEKTKGFCHVVASSNLRDGISHLIQSAGLGGMKHNCVLMAWPGSWRQSNDPQSWKSFIETIRETTAAHQALLVAKNVDSFPHQERLTEGTIDVWWIVHDGGMLMLLPFLLRQHKVWRKCKMRIFTVAQMDDNSIQMKKDLQMFLYHLRLNAEVEVVEMHESDISAFTYEKTLVMEQRSQMLKQMQLSRTEREREAQLIHDRNTASHSAINDKADATPDRVHMTWTREKFLTERNRNREANANMTVRDLFNMKPEWETLKQSNVRCMHTAVKLNEVVRCKSQDAHLVLLNMPGPPKNRDGDENYMEFLEVMMEGLNRVLLVRGGGREVITIYS; this is encoded by the exons GTGATGGAAACCCGAGGGAAAGCATTCCCTTCTTCCATAACACAGAAGATGAGAAAGGAAACCTCTATGATGGGAAAAACATGGCACTTTTCGAG GAGGAGATGGACAGCAATCCCATGGTATCGTCGCTCCTCAGCAAACTGGCCAACTACACGAATCTCACGCAGGGCGTCCGGGAGCACGAGGAAGCTGATGAAGATGAAGGGGCCAAGAAGAAAAAAGTCAAG AGTCCACAGATGGGGACGTTTATCGGGGTTTACCTGCCCTGTCTGCAAAATATCCTGGGAGTGATTCTGTTCCTGCGAATGACGTGGATCGTGGGGACGGCAGGAATCCTGGAGGCCTTTATAATTGTGTCCATGTGCTGCACATGT ACAATGCTCACAGCTATATCAATGAGTGCCATTGCTACAAACGGTGTTGTTCCAG CTGGAGGTTCTTACTACATGATCTCCAGATCTCTGGGTCCTGAGTTTGGAGGCGCTGTTGGACTCTGTTTCTATCTGGGTACCACATTCGCCGGGGCCATGTACATCCTCGGTACAATCGAGATACTGCTG ACGTATATAGTGCCCAATGCTGCCATCTTTAAAACAGATGATAAAGAGCTGCAGGCCGAGGCGATGCTGAACAACATGCGTGTGTATGGCACGTGTTGTCTGGCGCTCATGTCTCTGGTGGTGTTTGTCGGAGTGAAGTATGTGAACAAGCTGGCCTTGGTCTTCCTCGCCGCAGTCGTCCTCTCCATCCTGGCCATCTACGCCGGGGTCATCAAAACCATTTTTGAGCCTCCGGTTTTCCC AGTTTGTTTGCTGGGCAACCGCACCCTTCAGAACCACAACTTTGACAAGTGCTTGAAGACAGAAATAATCGACAACGTGACGATGACCACAAAACTTTGGTCGCTCTTTTGTAAAGGGCCGGAGTTGAACGCCAGCTGTAATGAATACTTCTCCATGAATAACGTCACAGAGATTCAGGGCATCCCTGGACTCACCAGTGGAGTTATTTCAG AGAACATGTGGAGCAGTTATGGTCCTGCTGGGATGCTGGTGGAGAAATCTGTATCATCAGAAGAGTCGATTGACACATCACAGGACGTCTTAATGCCGTATGTCGTCAATGACATCACCACATTCTTCACTTTACTCGTGGGAATCTACTTTCCTTCTGTCACAG GTATCATGGCAGGATCAAACAGGTCTGGAGATCTTAGAGATGCTCAGCGCTCCATTCCCATTGGAACAATCCTCGCCATAGCAACCACCACCATCATCT ATCTTTCCTGTGTCGTGTTTTTTGGCGCCTGCATCGAGGGTGTGGTGCTTCGAGACAA GTTTGGAGATTCAGTCAAAGGAAACTTGGTGATTGGGACTCTGTCTTGGCCTTCGCCGTGGGTGATCGTGATTGGTTCATTCTTCTCCTGCTGTGGGGCGGGGCTTCAAAGTCTCACCGGCGCCCCCCGTCTGCTGCAGGCCATCGCCCGAGACGGCATAGTGCCTTTCCTAGAG GTGTTCGGTCACGGTAAAGCCAACGGAGAACCGACCTGGGCTCTCCTCCTGACGGCTTTCATCTGCGAGAGCGGGATTCTCATCGCTTCTCTCGATGCCGTCGCTCCCATCCTCTCAAT GTTTTTTCTGATGTGTTATCTGTTTGTGAACCTGGCGTGTGCTCTCCAGACACTGTTGAAAACACCAAACTGGAGACCTCGCTTCAAATACTACCACTG GACTCTCTCATTTCTGGGTATGAGTTTATGTTTGGCTCTGATGTTCATCTCATCCTGGCACTACGCTCTGGTGGCGATGCTCATCGCTGGATGCATCTACAAATACATTGAATATCGCGG GGCAGAGAAGGAATGGGGCGATGGGATTCGAGGTCTCTCTCTCAATGCCGCTCGCTACGCTCTCATTCGATTGGAGGAGTCGCCACCACACACTAAAAACTGGAG GCCTCAGCTGCTGGTTCTGTTGAATCTGGACTCGGAGTTCACCGTGAAACATCCACGTCTTCTGTCCTTCACCACACAACTGAAGGCTGGTAAAGGTTTGACCATCGTGGGCTCAGTACTGGAGGGAACTTTCCTGACCAAAGAGGCCGAGGCCAAAAGAGCAGAACAG AACATCAAATCTGTCATGGCAGCTGAGAAGACAAAAGGTTTCTGTCATGTTGTGGCGTCGTCCAACTTGCGTGATGGCATCTCTCACCTCATCCAATCAGCCGGCCTCGGGGGAATGAAACACAACTGTGTCCTCATGGCATGGCCTGGGTCATGGAGACAGTCTAATGACCCACAATCATGGAAGAGCTTCATAG AGACGATTCGAGAGACCACAGCTGCCCATCAAGCCCTGCTGGTGGCCAAGAACGTGGACAGTTTTCCTCATCAGGAGCGTCTCACCGAAGGCACCATCGACGTGTGGTGGATCGTCCATGATGGAGGAATGTTAATGCTGCTGCCGTTTCTTCTGCGACAACACAAG GTGTGGAGGAAATGCAAGATGCGCATTTTCACGGTGGCACAGATGGATGACAACAGCATTCAGATGAAGAAAGACCTGCAGATGTTCCTCTATCATCTCCGGCTGAATGCTGAGGTGGAGGTGGTTGAGATG CATGAGAGCGATATCTCGGCGTTCACGTATGAGAAGACTCTGGTGATGGAGCAGCGCTCGCAGATGCTCAAACAGATGCAGCTGTCGcggacggagagagagagagag GCACAGCTTATCCATGACAGAAACACAGCGTCTCATTCGGCAATAAATGACAAGGCTGACGCGACGCCTGACCGAGTCCACATGACCTGGACCAGAGAGAAGTTCTTGACCGAACGCAACCGGAACCGAGAGGCCAATGCAAACATGACTGTGCGGGATCTTTTCAATATGAAACC aGAATGGGAGACTCT GAAGCAGTCGAATGTGCGCTGCATGCACACAGCTGTTAAACTGAATGAAGTGGTGCGCTGTAAATCACAGGACGCTCACCTGGTGCTCCTCAACATGCCTGGACCTCCCaaaaacagagatggtgatgaGAACT
- the slc12a7b gene encoding solute carrier family 12 member 7 isoform X5, with amino-acid sequence MSERFMVVPVDQDDDDARAGADGDSVFLDTGAGEVEIARRRGSVPILQYNREPTRYGDGNPRESIPFFHNTEDEKGNLYDGKNMALFEEEMDSNPMVSSLLSKLANYTNLTQGVREHEEADEDEGAKKKKVKSPQMGTFIGVYLPCLQNILGVILFLRMTWIVGTAGILEAFIIVSMCCTCTMLTAISMSAIATNGVVPAGGSYYMISRSLGPEFGGAVGLCFYLGTTFAGAMYILGTIEILLTYIVPNAAIFKTDDKELQAEAMLNNMRVYGTCCLALMSLVVFVGVKYVNKLALVFLAAVVLSILAIYAGVIKTIFEPPVFPVCLLGNRTLQNHNFDKCLKTEIIDNVTMTTKLWSLFCKGPELNASCNEYFSMNNVTEIQGIPGLTSGVISENMWSSYGPAGMLVEKSVSSEESIDTSQDVLMPYVVNDITTFFTLLVGIYFPSVTGIMAGSNRSGDLRDAQRSIPIGTILAIATTTIIYLSCVVFFGACIEGVVLRDKFGDSVKGNLVIGTLSWPSPWVIVIGSFFSCCGAGLQSLTGAPRLLQAIARDGIVPFLEVFGHGKANGEPTWALLLTAFICESGILIASLDAVAPILSMFFLMCYLFVNLACALQTLLKTPNWRPRFKYYHWTLSFLGMSLCLALMFISSWHYALVAMLIAGCIYKYIEYRGAEKEWGDGIRGLSLNAARYALIRLEESPPHTKNWRPQLLVLLNLDSEFTVKHPRLLSFTTQLKAGKGLTIVGSVLEGTFLTKEAEAKRAEQNIKSVMAAEKTKGFCHVVASSNLRDGISHLIQSAGLGGMKHNCVLMAWPGSWRQSNDPQSWKSFIETIRETTAAHQALLVAKNVDSFPHQERLTEGTIDVWWIVHDGGMLMLLPFLLRQHKVWRKCKMRIFTVAQMDDNSIQMKKDLQMFLYHLRLNAEVEVVEMHESDISAFTYEKTLVMEQRSQMLKQMQLSRTEREREAQLIHDRNTASHSAINDKADATPDRVHMTWTREKFLTERNRNREANANMTVRDLFNMKPKQSNVRCMHTAVKLNEVVRCKSQDAHLVLLNMPGPPKNRDGDENYMEFLEVMMEGLNRVLLVRGGGREVITIYS; translated from the exons GTGATGGAAACCCGAGGGAAAGCATTCCCTTCTTCCATAACACAGAAGATGAGAAAGGAAACCTCTATGATGGGAAAAACATGGCACTTTTCGAG GAGGAGATGGACAGCAATCCCATGGTATCGTCGCTCCTCAGCAAACTGGCCAACTACACGAATCTCACGCAGGGCGTCCGGGAGCACGAGGAAGCTGATGAAGATGAAGGGGCCAAGAAGAAAAAAGTCAAG AGTCCACAGATGGGGACGTTTATCGGGGTTTACCTGCCCTGTCTGCAAAATATCCTGGGAGTGATTCTGTTCCTGCGAATGACGTGGATCGTGGGGACGGCAGGAATCCTGGAGGCCTTTATAATTGTGTCCATGTGCTGCACATGT ACAATGCTCACAGCTATATCAATGAGTGCCATTGCTACAAACGGTGTTGTTCCAG CTGGAGGTTCTTACTACATGATCTCCAGATCTCTGGGTCCTGAGTTTGGAGGCGCTGTTGGACTCTGTTTCTATCTGGGTACCACATTCGCCGGGGCCATGTACATCCTCGGTACAATCGAGATACTGCTG ACGTATATAGTGCCCAATGCTGCCATCTTTAAAACAGATGATAAAGAGCTGCAGGCCGAGGCGATGCTGAACAACATGCGTGTGTATGGCACGTGTTGTCTGGCGCTCATGTCTCTGGTGGTGTTTGTCGGAGTGAAGTATGTGAACAAGCTGGCCTTGGTCTTCCTCGCCGCAGTCGTCCTCTCCATCCTGGCCATCTACGCCGGGGTCATCAAAACCATTTTTGAGCCTCCGGTTTTCCC AGTTTGTTTGCTGGGCAACCGCACCCTTCAGAACCACAACTTTGACAAGTGCTTGAAGACAGAAATAATCGACAACGTGACGATGACCACAAAACTTTGGTCGCTCTTTTGTAAAGGGCCGGAGTTGAACGCCAGCTGTAATGAATACTTCTCCATGAATAACGTCACAGAGATTCAGGGCATCCCTGGACTCACCAGTGGAGTTATTTCAG AGAACATGTGGAGCAGTTATGGTCCTGCTGGGATGCTGGTGGAGAAATCTGTATCATCAGAAGAGTCGATTGACACATCACAGGACGTCTTAATGCCGTATGTCGTCAATGACATCACCACATTCTTCACTTTACTCGTGGGAATCTACTTTCCTTCTGTCACAG GTATCATGGCAGGATCAAACAGGTCTGGAGATCTTAGAGATGCTCAGCGCTCCATTCCCATTGGAACAATCCTCGCCATAGCAACCACCACCATCATCT ATCTTTCCTGTGTCGTGTTTTTTGGCGCCTGCATCGAGGGTGTGGTGCTTCGAGACAA GTTTGGAGATTCAGTCAAAGGAAACTTGGTGATTGGGACTCTGTCTTGGCCTTCGCCGTGGGTGATCGTGATTGGTTCATTCTTCTCCTGCTGTGGGGCGGGGCTTCAAAGTCTCACCGGCGCCCCCCGTCTGCTGCAGGCCATCGCCCGAGACGGCATAGTGCCTTTCCTAGAG GTGTTCGGTCACGGTAAAGCCAACGGAGAACCGACCTGGGCTCTCCTCCTGACGGCTTTCATCTGCGAGAGCGGGATTCTCATCGCTTCTCTCGATGCCGTCGCTCCCATCCTCTCAAT GTTTTTTCTGATGTGTTATCTGTTTGTGAACCTGGCGTGTGCTCTCCAGACACTGTTGAAAACACCAAACTGGAGACCTCGCTTCAAATACTACCACTG GACTCTCTCATTTCTGGGTATGAGTTTATGTTTGGCTCTGATGTTCATCTCATCCTGGCACTACGCTCTGGTGGCGATGCTCATCGCTGGATGCATCTACAAATACATTGAATATCGCGG GGCAGAGAAGGAATGGGGCGATGGGATTCGAGGTCTCTCTCTCAATGCCGCTCGCTACGCTCTCATTCGATTGGAGGAGTCGCCACCACACACTAAAAACTGGAG GCCTCAGCTGCTGGTTCTGTTGAATCTGGACTCGGAGTTCACCGTGAAACATCCACGTCTTCTGTCCTTCACCACACAACTGAAGGCTGGTAAAGGTTTGACCATCGTGGGCTCAGTACTGGAGGGAACTTTCCTGACCAAAGAGGCCGAGGCCAAAAGAGCAGAACAG AACATCAAATCTGTCATGGCAGCTGAGAAGACAAAAGGTTTCTGTCATGTTGTGGCGTCGTCCAACTTGCGTGATGGCATCTCTCACCTCATCCAATCAGCCGGCCTCGGGGGAATGAAACACAACTGTGTCCTCATGGCATGGCCTGGGTCATGGAGACAGTCTAATGACCCACAATCATGGAAGAGCTTCATAG AGACGATTCGAGAGACCACAGCTGCCCATCAAGCCCTGCTGGTGGCCAAGAACGTGGACAGTTTTCCTCATCAGGAGCGTCTCACCGAAGGCACCATCGACGTGTGGTGGATCGTCCATGATGGAGGAATGTTAATGCTGCTGCCGTTTCTTCTGCGACAACACAAG GTGTGGAGGAAATGCAAGATGCGCATTTTCACGGTGGCACAGATGGATGACAACAGCATTCAGATGAAGAAAGACCTGCAGATGTTCCTCTATCATCTCCGGCTGAATGCTGAGGTGGAGGTGGTTGAGATG CATGAGAGCGATATCTCGGCGTTCACGTATGAGAAGACTCTGGTGATGGAGCAGCGCTCGCAGATGCTCAAACAGATGCAGCTGTCGcggacggagagagagagagag GCACAGCTTATCCATGACAGAAACACAGCGTCTCATTCGGCAATAAATGACAAGGCTGACGCGACGCCTGACCGAGTCCACATGACCTGGACCAGAGAGAAGTTCTTGACCGAACGCAACCGGAACCGAGAGGCCAATGCAAACATGACTGTGCGGGATCTTTTCAATATGAAACC GAAGCAGTCGAATGTGCGCTGCATGCACACAGCTGTTAAACTGAATGAAGTGGTGCGCTGTAAATCACAGGACGCTCACCTGGTGCTCCTCAACATGCCTGGACCTCCCaaaaacagagatggtgatgaGAACT